The window CGCCATTCAATCAGATACCTTTTCCCGAAGGCCGTCTTTTCCTTAACTGACGTTCTCCCCAGATCTCTATGACCTGCCGCTAAGGCAACTACACATTGAACAGCAACCCGTATTACCACCTTTCGGAGGGAACACCCATGATTGGCAATAACTTCGCCCGGCTGACGGGCTCAAAGCGAAATCTGCTCGCGCTACTAGCATCGAGCGCCATATTCACGGCTGGCTGCAACAATATGGCGACGACCGCTCCAGACGCGAATCCTTTCAGCTCGGCTGCTACCCTTAGTGGAAAGATTCACGGCGGCAGTCAGCCAGTGGTGAACGCTACCGTAACCCTCTACTACGCGGGTCAGAAGGGGTCTTCGGGGTTTCCGGTCACTATTGCGGCTACCACCACGACTGATGCTAACGGGAACTTCACCTTCATCAAGGATCCTACCCCCGGGGACCCGCCTAATGGCAACACGTACTCCTGTCCCCTGTCGACGACTGTCGCGAGCCCCCTTGTCTATGTGATCTCTTCAGGCGGCAATACTGCGGGCAATACTGCAGGTCCAAGCAACTCCGGCGCTGCGTTCATCGGTGTCTACGGCAACTGCAACAGCCTCAGCGCTTCAAACCAGCTCTTTCTGAACGAAGTAACGACAGTCGCCACGCTGGCTGTCATGCAGCAGTTCTTTGATCCGATCAGTGAAAGCATCGTCGCCGACGGAACCGGTCAGCAATACAACGTTCTCAACAACGCCCCAAATACGATCAATCTCCTCGCTAATACGACTACGGGCCAGGTTGTTCCTACAACGGTACTCAAAGCGCCCGTTGTCGGACATCTCATCAATAAGTCAGTTCAGGTCACGGCGACCTCAGAGTCTACAAAGATCAATCTGCTGGCGAACATTATGTCTACCTGCATCAACCAGGCAACCGCGACAGGCTGCGCCCCGCTATTTGCGGCTGCGGTTCCAGGAAACGCTGGGTACACCAGTAATTTTGGTGATGGTCAGTTCCCAGCAGCGGTCGACACTCTTCAAGCCGTGTATTACCTTCTCACCAACCCTAGCAACGGCAGCACGACCAATATGGCCACAACCTTCGGCTTGGCGCCCGGAACCGGAGCTCCTTACCAGCCGGCTCTCGCAACCCAGCCAACCGACTGGACCATCGCAATTAACTACGCAAGCACTGGCGGCACCTGCGGCACCACAACAGGCGGCGCAGGCGGCTTCAT is drawn from Edaphobacter lichenicola and contains these coding sequences:
- a CDS encoding NHL repeat-containing protein translates to MIGNNFARLTGSKRNLLALLASSAIFTAGCNNMATTAPDANPFSSAATLSGKIHGGSQPVVNATVTLYYAGQKGSSGFPVTIAATTTTDANGNFTFIKDPTPGDPPNGNTYSCPLSTTVASPLVYVISSGGNTAGNTAGPSNSGAAFIGVYGNCNSLSASNQLFLNEVTTVATLAVMQQFFDPISESIVADGTGQQYNVLNNAPNTINLLANTTTGQVVPTTVLKAPVVGHLINKSVQVTATSESTKINLLANIMSTCINQATATGCAPLFAAAVPGNAGYTSNFGDGQFPAAVDTLQAVYYLLTNPSNGSTTNMATTFGLAPGTGAPYQPALATQPTDWTIAINYASTGGTCGTTTGGAGGFISSPSDIAIDYQNNVWIANSQATSGNLSELSWAGIPTTCVALGSGGLQGVTIDSANATSSGGNIWVGSGTNMYRFNAVSNTSVAYSVGVTPLAVGADGLGNVYFTSAATTSLYQLPLAATTTGVAPVQISNTVGSNPIRLMPDFQGRTTASNIFVSSGAPFVSKVSPGSGTGPLGGFTTTPITTSGNSYGLSLGPDNSLYVSAIDTGAITGLLAGTGGVYTTAVNSNYPFTAATAGIAAPTSISIDGRANVWIPNNTNGTDANSNPAGSISYISRDATPLSPATGFQKDPTYLNSSRALAVDQAGNVWVAGDGNNFITEIVGAGVPLFQPYAAGIAVGRFQSIP